Proteins from a genomic interval of Micromonospora sp. NBC_00389:
- a CDS encoding S9 family peptidase gives MTSSVHAYGGGTYAASSDEAWCAGANGLYRVNGGDVSLVVEDSSSFGDLTIGDGELLGVRETDDGDALVAVPLVGAPVLRVLAETSGFFGAPRTGAGMLAWLRWSERDMPWDASELWVAPYGAGGSLGDPVKLAGGPAESVVEPRWGPDAALYFASDRSGWWNLYRWDGESVEPVAPMAAECAAEPWELGYASYGFLADGRIVMVVQEGPRHRLTVVDRSGTITPVKLPYTSIKPYLAVGDASVALVGSSPQVAPQVALVHVGDEPRVEVLAQAEHPGLDGLAVSTPVELRIPVEGSREVVALIYPPTGAAPDWHAPVIVRAHPGPTASCLVRLDWQAQFFTSQGFAVVDVDYTGSTGYGRAFRQAIYGRWGIDDVVDCRAVAEYLLAEGRAVPGKVFIRGASAGGYTAIHAVTQDGPFAAATAVSAIVDSERWAETVPRFQRAHSTRLRGGAGRVHAADIRRPVLMIHGTADDVATADDVRELAGELQDRGVPHELLLLDGVGHYVATSAHAA, from the coding sequence TGTGCACGCCTACGGTGGTGGTACATATGCCGCAAGCAGCGACGAGGCGTGGTGCGCCGGTGCGAACGGTCTCTACCGGGTGAACGGGGGCGACGTCAGCCTCGTTGTGGAGGACTCGTCGTCGTTCGGTGACCTGACGATCGGTGACGGCGAGCTACTCGGTGTACGGGAGACCGACGACGGCGATGCCTTGGTGGCGGTTCCGCTCGTCGGTGCCCCGGTGCTGCGGGTGCTTGCGGAGACGTCGGGCTTCTTCGGCGCCCCGCGAACTGGCGCAGGAATGTTGGCTTGGTTGCGGTGGAGTGAGCGGGACATGCCATGGGACGCGAGCGAGCTGTGGGTAGCACCCTATGGTGCTGGCGGCTCGCTCGGCGATCCGGTGAAGCTCGCAGGCGGGCCGGCGGAGTCGGTGGTGGAGCCGCGGTGGGGGCCGGACGCCGCCCTGTACTTCGCGTCAGATCGCAGCGGTTGGTGGAACCTCTACCGGTGGGACGGGGAATCGGTCGAGCCGGTCGCGCCGATGGCGGCGGAGTGCGCGGCAGAGCCGTGGGAGCTGGGCTACGCCTCGTACGGCTTCCTCGCTGATGGCCGCATTGTGATGGTGGTGCAGGAGGGACCGCGCCACCGCCTGACCGTGGTTGATCGATCGGGAACGATCACGCCGGTGAAGCTGCCGTACACGTCGATCAAGCCGTACCTCGCGGTGGGCGATGCGTCGGTGGCCTTGGTGGGGTCGTCGCCGCAGGTGGCGCCGCAGGTGGCGCTCGTGCACGTGGGCGACGAGCCGCGTGTGGAGGTGTTGGCCCAGGCCGAGCATCCAGGGCTGGACGGGCTGGCGGTGTCGACGCCGGTGGAGCTGCGGATCCCGGTTGAGGGCAGCCGGGAGGTGGTGGCGCTGATATATCCGCCGACCGGGGCGGCGCCGGACTGGCATGCGCCCGTCATCGTGCGGGCACACCCTGGGCCGACGGCTTCCTGCCTGGTGCGGCTGGACTGGCAGGCGCAGTTCTTCACGAGCCAAGGGTTCGCTGTCGTCGACGTCGACTACACCGGAAGCACCGGGTACGGGCGGGCATTTCGGCAGGCTATCTACGGCCGTTGGGGCATCGACGACGTGGTGGACTGCCGCGCCGTCGCCGAATATCTGCTGGCCGAGGGCCGCGCGGTCCCGGGCAAGGTGTTCATTCGCGGGGCCAGCGCAGGCGGGTACACCGCGATACATGCGGTGACCCAGGACGGTCCGTTCGCCGCGGCGACCGCAGTGTCGGCGATCGTCGATTCCGAGCGTTGGGCGGAAACCGTGCCTCGATTCCAGCGCGCACACTCGACCCGGCTACGCGGTGGTGCCGGGCGAGTTCACGCCGCGGACATCCGACGACCCGTCCTGATGATCCACGGCACCGCCGACGACGTGGCGACCGCCGACGACGTACGGGAACTCGCCGGTGAGTTGCAGGACCGGGGCGTGCCGCACGAACTGCTGCTGCTCGACGGAGTCGGGCACTATGTCGCCACCTCGGCTCATGCTGCCTGA